Proteins from one Fragaria vesca subsp. vesca linkage group LG6, FraVesHawaii_1.0, whole genome shotgun sequence genomic window:
- the LOC101300551 gene encoding uncharacterized protein LOC101300551 encodes MANRVEFSQCLVGKFDGKGKFQHWRAQMELFFKEAWDCLIINCYVGQDKVKKVQLQTLRRQFELLQMEKRESNSDYFSRTLAIVNQMKANGEVLSNLQVVEKILRTLTDRFEGKVTAIEESRDLAAVTVDEFMGSLQAYKHRLNEKSEVAIEEALETRLSLKKERNLAHCSEGSSRCEGGYRRDVRNQNSSYRRGSNHRFGAKRGRGYNWSQPRDKSRIQCFNCKEYGHYKTECNQRRRFEGQEFHAKIAENDVDNEENLLLAFNAMNGREKTKWFLDTRCSNHMCGHKDLFAEQNESITSEITFGNAAKMPVKGKGKISIKLKKGENNSISDVYYVPSLRHNLLSVRQLSEKGYDMRIYR; translated from the exons ATGGCCAATAGGGTCGAGTTCTCGCAGTGCCTAGTCGGAAAATTTGACGGGAAGGGCAAATTTCAACATTGGAGAGCCCAGATGGAGCTTTTCTTTAAG GAGGCTTGGGATTGTCTCATCATCAATTGCTATGTGGGACAAGATAAGGTGAAAAAGGTTCAGCTCCAGACTTTACGGCGGCAATTTGAGCTTCTTCAGATGGAGAAAAGGGAGAGCAACTCTGATTACTTCTCACGCACCTTGGCGATTGTCAATCAGATGAAAGCCAATGGTGAGGTTTTATCAAATCTACAAGTTGTGGAGAAAATTCTTCGAACTTTGACAGATCGGTTCGAAGGCAAAGTCACAGCGATAGAAGAGTCAAGAGATCTGGCAGCAGTGACGGTTGATGAGTTTATGGGTTCTCTACAAGCCTATAAGCATAGGCTAAATGAGAAGTCAGAGGTTGCAATTGAAGAAGCGTTGGAGACTCGGTTGAGTTTGAAGAAAGAGAGAAACTTGGCGCACTGCAGTGAAGGAAGTTCCCGCTGTGAGGGAGGCTACCGTCGTGACGTAAGAAACCAGAATTCAAGTTACAGAAGAGGATCAAATCATCGGTTTGGAGCAAAAAGAGGAAGAGGCTACAATTGGAGTCAACCACGTGATAAGTCGAGGATACAGTGCTTTAATTGCAAGGAGTATGGCCATTACAAAACAGAGTGCAATCAGAGAAGGAGGTTCGAGGGTCAGGAGTTCCATGCCAAGATTGCAGAGAATGATGTTGACAATGAAGAGAATCTGTTGCTGGCTTTCAACGCGATGAATGGTCGAGAGAAGACAAAGTGGTTCTTGGATACAAGGTGCAGCAACCATATGTGTGGCCATAAGGACTTATTTGCTGAACAGAATGAGTCCATAACATCAGAGATCACATTTGGCAATGCAGCAAAGATGCCGGTGAAAGGAAAAGGCAAAATCTCTATCAAGTTGAAGAAGGGGGAGAACAATAGCATCTCTGATGTGTATTATGTACCTAGTCTTCGCCACAATTTGCTAAGTGTAAGGCAGCTCTCTGAGAAGGGATATGATATGAGGATCTACAGATGA